Proteins encoded within one genomic window of bacterium:
- a CDS encoding mannose-1-phosphate guanylyltransferase, which yields MLNVVIMAGGSGERFWPKSRERNPKQLLPIGSKNTMLQETVKRAQALTSSKNIFIVTRIGLENEIHKQVSHIPKENIIIEPFARNTAAAIGLANLIIQKRDKNSITVVLPADHIIKDIGQFKKTITTACIAAEEGDLVTIGIKPSYPETGYGYIHRGDKIFTEYGSDTPGIFKVVEFREKPDLKTAREYFKKGEYYWNSGMFVWTTKCIEEAFKKYMPELYNALKVIDNSLSSSLRDEVIKEEYEKLEKISIDYGVMERAKNVSVVEGLFDWNDVGSWLALEKVYKKDDDGNIVVGDYIGIDTKNCILIGDKSPITAIGVSDLIIVNTGDVVLVCKKTEAQKVKKLLENIKQNKKLSKLVK from the coding sequence ATGTTGAATGTTGTTATTATGGCAGGAGGGAGCGGGGAGAGATTTTGGCCAAAGAGCAGGGAAAGAAATCCTAAGCAGTTATTGCCAATAGGTTCTAAGAATACCATGCTTCAAGAAACAGTAAAAAGAGCGCAAGCTCTAACTTCTTCAAAAAATATTTTTATAGTCACCCGAATTGGGTTAGAAAATGAGATACATAAACAAGTTTCTCATATCCCCAAAGAGAATATTATAATTGAGCCATTTGCTAGAAATACTGCGGCAGCAATAGGTCTTGCCAATTTAATTATTCAAAAAAGAGACAAAAATTCCATTACGGTTGTATTGCCAGCGGACCATATTATAAAGGATATTGGACAATTTAAAAAGACCATTACTACAGCTTGTATAGCAGCTGAAGAAGGGGATCTTGTTACAATAGGTATAAAACCAAGCTATCCGGAAACTGGTTACGGATATATTCACAGAGGAGACAAAATATTTACTGAGTATGGTAGTGATACGCCTGGTATTTTTAAGGTAGTTGAGTTCAGAGAAAAGCCTGATTTGAAAACTGCAAGAGAGTATTTTAAGAAAGGTGAGTATTATTGGAATAGCGGTATGTTTGTATGGACAACTAAGTGCATAGAAGAAGCGTTTAAGAAATATATGCCTGAACTTTATAATGCGCTAAAGGTTATAGACAATTCTCTTTCATCTTCACTCAGGGATGAAGTTATAAAAGAGGAGTATGAGAAGCTGGAAAAGATCTCAATTGATTACGGAGTTATGGAGAGGGCGAAAAATGTAAGCGTTGTAGAAGGTCTCTTTGACTGGAATGATGTAGGCTCATGGCTCGCTTTGGAGAAAGTTTATAAAAAAGATGATGATGGCAATATCGTTGTAGGAGATTATATAGGCATTGATACAAAGAATTGTATATTAATAGGGGATAAGAGTCCAATAACCGCTATAGGTGTTTCAGATTTAATCATTGTAAACACAGGGGATGTTGTACTGGTCTGCAAGAAAACAGAGGCACAGAAAGTAAAAAAACTTTTAGAGAATATTAAGCAGAATAAAAAACTTTCCAAACTGGTTAAATAA
- a CDS encoding adenine phosphoribosyltransferase has translation MDLKDLIRDVPDFPKKGIIFKDITTLLKDKDAFKEAVDKLAEECEEKKIDIVVAVEARGFIFGGALAYKLGAGFVPLRKPGKLPYKTIKETYTLEYGTDTLEIHEDAIKHGDSVLVIDDLLATGGTSLATVKLVKKLGGNVSKIVFLIDLTFLKGAEKLEGYEVSSLIKY, from the coding sequence ATGGACTTAAAAGATTTGATTCGGGACGTGCCCGATTTCCCCAAAAAGGGTATAATTTTTAAAGATATAACTACATTACTTAAGGATAAAGATGCGTTTAAAGAGGCGGTTGATAAACTTGCAGAAGAATGCGAGGAAAAAAAGATTGATATTGTAGTTGCTGTAGAAGCAAGAGGTTTTATATTCGGCGGAGCGTTGGCATACAAGCTTGGAGCAGGGTTTGTTCCGCTCAGAAAGCCGGGAAAACTTCCATACAAGACAATAAAGGAGACATACACACTGGAATACGGCACTGATACATTGGAAATACATGAAGACGCAATAAAACATGGAGATAGTGTTCTGGTTATAGATGACCTTCTTGCAACAGGCGGAACAAGTTTGGCAACAGTTAAACTTGTTAAGAAACTTGGCGGAAATGTATCAAAGATCGTGTTTCTTATAGACCTTACGTTTCTGAAAGGCGCTGAGAAACTTGAAGGATATGAAGTAAGTTCATTGATAAAATATTGA
- a CDS encoding alcohol dehydrogenase catalytic domain-containing protein: METENVSKPDCKAEDVLIRVTACAVCGTDGRMYEGTKDVTKGSVPQIRGYGEGKFIIGHEIVGIIEEIGSEVKNPEYEIGCKVILVTSIGCQKEECRPCREGNYNMCANNQPIGYYYPGGFAEYILVQDHAVKQGVIIPVTTEERILDEHLAMVEPLSCAINGQNYLNIKKGEYVAIVGAGPIGLMHALLAKDKGAKVILAEYSSERLIKAKEFGFDHYIATKETDLMQNISEITKGEGIDVGIVACSVNKVAEDLLGAMAMKGRLSFFAGFPKQNSILKLDGNIIHYKEVSIYGAFASHKAQFEEALKLIVSRKILMDKIVTHTFPLENTVEAMEKMLDKKGNALKVVIKP; this comes from the coding sequence ATGGAAACAGAAAACGTTTCAAAACCGGATTGTAAAGCAGAAGATGTACTGATAAGAGTTACTGCTTGCGCTGTTTGTGGAACAGATGGAAGAATGTACGAAGGAACAAAAGACGTTACTAAAGGATCTGTCCCCCAAATCAGAGGATATGGTGAAGGCAAATTTATTATAGGTCATGAAATCGTAGGAATCATAGAAGAAATTGGTTCTGAAGTTAAAAATCCAGAATATGAGATTGGATGCAAAGTAATTCTGGTAACTTCCATAGGCTGCCAAAAAGAAGAGTGCAGACCTTGCAGAGAAGGCAACTACAATATGTGCGCCAATAACCAGCCTATTGGATATTATTATCCTGGAGGTTTTGCTGAATACATATTAGTTCAGGATCATGCTGTGAAACAAGGCGTTATAATCCCTGTCACAACCGAGGAGCGTATTTTAGATGAACATCTGGCAATGGTTGAACCACTTTCCTGCGCAATAAACGGCCAGAATTATCTAAACATCAAAAAAGGAGAGTATGTTGCTATAGTAGGAGCAGGTCCCATTGGTTTGATGCATGCGCTACTAGCAAAAGATAAAGGAGCAAAGGTTATACTGGCTGAATATTCTTCAGAAAGGCTCATAAAGGCAAAAGAATTTGGGTTTGACCATTATATTGCTACTAAAGAGACTGATTTAATGCAGAATATATCAGAAATTACTAAAGGCGAAGGTATTGACGTGGGAATAGTTGCATGCTCCGTTAATAAAGTCGCAGAAGATCTTTTAGGAGCAATGGCTATGAAAGGAAGATTAAGCTTTTTTGCTGGATTCCCAAAACAGAATTCCATTTTAAAATTAGATGGGAACATAATTCATTATAAAGAAGTCTCTATTTACGGAGCGTTTGCTTCGCATAAAGCACAATTTGAGGAAGCTTTAAAGCTGATTGTCAGCAGAAAAATACTTATGGATAAAATAGTTACGCATACATTCCCTTTAGAGAATACAGTTGAAGCAATGGAAAAAATGCTGGATAAAAAGGGAAATGCTTTAAAAGTGGTTATAAAACCGTAA
- a CDS encoding sodium:calcium antiporter — translation MLNVWIQFSIGAIIIILAGFKLSKYGDIIAEKTGIGRAWVGMIFLAGATALPELFTTCSSVVIEKAPNLAAGNVLGSIIFNLFIIAILDIIQGHGPILRKVNLGLILLGAISAILSVVAILGMLLKDAMSVFSIGPASFLIIGIYLVGMRLSFRYQYRNSDEHHSDESQDREVAEEKKYENVSVAKTIFGYLFCAAAIFGGSIWVAHTAKLIAVGTGLGETFVGSLFLAIVTSLPELMATIGAVKMGLFDMAIGNIFGSNMLNIVLIPISDVLYRTGSIYAYLSSTHILTAVMGILLTMIVIVGIIYRSKKSFLKLGWDAIAIIMVYIASTYMIFRLR, via the coding sequence ATGCTAAATGTTTGGATTCAATTCTCAATAGGCGCAATTATAATTATTCTTGCTGGTTTTAAGTTATCAAAATACGGGGATATAATTGCCGAAAAGACAGGTATTGGCCGGGCATGGGTAGGAATGATATTTCTTGCCGGTGCAACAGCGCTTCCTGAACTTTTCACTACGTGCAGTTCCGTAGTTATTGAGAAAGCTCCTAATTTAGCTGCAGGCAATGTCCTTGGAAGTATCATATTTAATCTTTTTATAATCGCGATACTCGATATTATTCAAGGTCATGGCCCGATTTTAAGGAAAGTAAATCTTGGGTTAATTTTACTGGGTGCAATTTCTGCAATTCTCTCAGTAGTGGCGATTTTAGGCATGTTATTGAAAGATGCAATGTCAGTCTTTTCTATAGGTCCTGCAAGTTTCTTGATAATAGGAATATATTTAGTAGGCATGCGTCTTTCATTTAGATATCAATATCGTAATTCTGATGAACATCATTCTGATGAATCTCAGGATAGGGAAGTGGCAGAAGAAAAAAAATATGAGAATGTTTCCGTTGCAAAGACAATTTTTGGCTATCTGTTTTGTGCAGCAGCTATTTTTGGAGGAAGTATATGGGTTGCTCACACTGCTAAACTTATAGCCGTAGGAACCGGATTAGGGGAAACTTTTGTTGGCAGCCTTTTCCTTGCGATAGTAACATCTCTTCCTGAGCTTATGGCAACAATAGGAGCAGTTAAAATGGGTCTTTTTGATATGGCGATTGGAAATATATTTGGAAGCAACATGCTCAATATAGTGCTGATACCAATCAGCGATGTCTTATACAGAACAGGTTCTATATATGCCTATCTATCTTCTACGCACATTCTGACAGCAGTTATGGGAATTCTTTTAACGATGATTGTGATAGTTGGGATCATTTATAGATCAAAAAAATCCTTTCTTAAGCTTGGTTGGGACGCAATAGCTATAATTATGGTATACATTGCCAGTACATATATGATTTTTAGGTTAAGGTAA
- a CDS encoding rhamnulokinase family protein, whose amino-acid sequence MGKSKNYIAVDLGAESGRLTLGKFEGKKIVLEEKHRFATGGTRLNNTLYWGAINFFNEIKKGLQKCSKSKISAIAFDSWGVDFGLIDKNNHLLENPVHYRDKRTDGMMEECFKKLSREEVFEGTGIQFMQINTLYQLLWMRINQPHLLQSSDCLLPIAALFTYFFSGEKAAEFTLATTTQCYDPRKNRWSGEILERLDIPCKIMPRIVNPGTVIGKLLPSISCELGISQIPLIATASHDTAAAVAAVPAQGNNWAFLSSGTWSLMGCEISSPLINKEVLKNNFTNEGGVNNTFRFLKNIMGLWLVQECKRNWESNGTKLPYPALTKEAEKAKAFLCFIDPEDATFLKPGNMPEKIQNYCRKTNQKVPSDRGSILRCVMESLAFKYRQVLEKLEEMRQRKIDVLHIVGGGIQNKLLCQLTANATKKHIIAGPVEATATGNILIQAIATGELSSVKQAREIVRNSFELIRYEPEQTDIWEEAYERYKNHKSKT is encoded by the coding sequence GTGGGAAAGAGCAAAAATTACATAGCTGTTGATCTGGGCGCAGAAAGTGGACGATTAACACTTGGTAAATTCGAGGGAAAGAAAATAGTTCTTGAAGAGAAACATAGATTTGCTACAGGAGGCACAAGACTTAATAATACCCTCTATTGGGGCGCCATAAATTTCTTTAACGAGATAAAAAAAGGACTGCAAAAGTGTTCTAAGTCTAAAATCTCTGCAATTGCATTCGATAGCTGGGGCGTAGATTTCGGACTCATTGATAAAAATAACCATCTATTAGAAAATCCTGTACATTATCGTGATAAGCGGACTGATGGAATGATGGAAGAATGTTTCAAAAAACTGTCGCGAGAAGAAGTATTTGAAGGGACAGGTATCCAGTTTATGCAAATAAATACACTTTATCAACTACTATGGATGAGAATAAATCAGCCCCATCTTCTTCAATCGAGCGATTGTCTCTTGCCGATAGCCGCCCTGTTTACTTATTTCTTCTCCGGAGAAAAAGCAGCGGAATTTACCCTGGCTACTACCACTCAATGTTATGATCCTCGCAAGAATAGATGGAGCGGTGAAATTCTAGAAAGATTAGATATTCCCTGCAAAATAATGCCCCGTATTGTAAATCCTGGGACAGTTATAGGCAAACTACTACCGTCTATATCTTGTGAATTGGGAATATCTCAAATACCCCTCATTGCTACAGCGTCGCATGATACAGCTGCAGCAGTTGCGGCTGTTCCTGCTCAAGGAAATAACTGGGCATTTTTAAGTTCGGGCACATGGTCTTTAATGGGATGTGAAATAAGCAGTCCATTGATAAATAAGGAAGTCTTGAAAAACAATTTTACTAATGAAGGAGGCGTAAACAATACATTTCGTTTTCTAAAAAATATCATGGGGCTCTGGCTGGTTCAGGAATGCAAAAGAAACTGGGAATCCAATGGTACAAAACTCCCCTACCCTGCTTTAACAAAAGAGGCAGAAAAGGCAAAAGCATTTCTCTGTTTTATCGATCCTGAAGACGCAACTTTTTTGAAGCCGGGCAATATGCCAGAAAAAATACAGAACTACTGTCGCAAAACAAATCAAAAAGTTCCATCGGATAGAGGAAGCATCTTGCGTTGTGTCATGGAAAGCCTGGCCTTTAAATATCGCCAGGTTCTTGAAAAACTTGAAGAAATGCGACAGCGAAAAATAGATGTGCTCCACATTGTTGGAGGAGGAATACAAAACAAGCTTTTATGTCAACTCACTGCGAATGCAACTAAAAAACATATCATTGCCGGTCCTGTTGAGGCAACAGCAACTGGTAATATCCTGATACAGGCCATTGCAACGGGTGAACTCTCATCCGTTAAACAGGCAAGAGAAATTGTTCGAAACTCGTTTGAGCTCATCAGATATGAACCTGAACAAACAGATATATGGGAAGAAGCTTATGAAAGATATAAAAATCACAAATCAAAGACTTAA